One Fuerstiella marisgermanici DNA window includes the following coding sequences:
- a CDS encoding sulfatase has translation MNLCSTILSVVCIFALPISIAAAVEPQQQPNILFIAIDDQNDWIGCLGGHPQVKTPNIDALASRGTVFLNAHCQSPLCNSSRTSLMTGLRPSSTGIYGLAPWFRDVEEFRDIVSLPQYFRKHGYQTLSTGKIYHGGYGRNPKRDNEFDELGPPASVGAKPPKKLVTTPAPHPLVDWGVFPHKDEDKGDWKVASWAVEQLEAKPKEPYFLSAGFFLPHVPCYATQKWFDLYPEDTLQLPPFQGNDRDDTPRFSWYMHWKLPEPRHKYLVEDNQWKNIVRSYLACTSFVDSQVGRILKALEKSGTADNTIVVLWSDHGWHLGEKLITGKNSLWDRSTRVPLIFAGPGIAVNGRCGQPAELLDMYPTLIDLCGLPANDKLEGHSLMPQLKDASAPRKWPAITTHNHDNHGIRTKDWRFIQYADGSEELYNMQDDPNEWENLAAAPQYADVLKQHRKWIPKSRPPAPNSKHRILVYGEDGSVNWEGENVGPKDPIPELE, from the coding sequence ATGAATCTTTGCTCTACGATACTGTCAGTGGTTTGCATTTTCGCGTTGCCGATTTCGATCGCGGCTGCGGTTGAGCCACAGCAGCAACCAAACATTTTGTTCATTGCGATTGATGACCAGAATGACTGGATCGGTTGCCTGGGCGGGCACCCGCAGGTCAAGACGCCAAACATCGATGCCCTTGCCTCGCGGGGCACCGTGTTCCTGAACGCTCACTGCCAGTCGCCGCTGTGCAATTCTTCACGCACGAGCTTGATGACCGGATTGCGTCCGTCGTCTACCGGGATCTACGGACTGGCCCCGTGGTTTCGTGATGTTGAAGAATTTAGAGACATCGTTTCGCTGCCACAGTACTTCAGAAAGCACGGATATCAGACGCTGTCGACCGGGAAGATTTACCACGGCGGCTACGGGCGGAACCCGAAACGCGACAACGAGTTTGATGAACTTGGTCCCCCAGCCAGCGTCGGCGCCAAGCCGCCAAAAAAACTGGTAACAACGCCTGCGCCGCACCCACTCGTCGACTGGGGCGTGTTCCCTCACAAAGACGAGGACAAAGGCGACTGGAAGGTTGCATCCTGGGCCGTGGAACAGCTGGAAGCAAAGCCAAAGGAACCATACTTCCTGTCAGCCGGCTTCTTCCTGCCGCACGTTCCCTGCTACGCAACTCAGAAGTGGTTCGATCTGTACCCGGAGGACACGCTGCAACTACCACCGTTTCAGGGGAATGATCGTGATGACACGCCTCGCTTTAGTTGGTACATGCACTGGAAGCTGCCAGAACCGCGGCACAAATATCTGGTGGAAGACAATCAGTGGAAGAATATCGTGCGGTCGTATTTGGCCTGCACGAGCTTCGTCGACAGCCAGGTCGGCCGAATTCTGAAAGCTCTGGAAAAAAGCGGCACGGCAGACAATACGATTGTCGTGTTGTGGTCCGACCACGGCTGGCACCTTGGTGAAAAACTTATCACGGGCAAGAATTCGCTCTGGGATCGGTCTACTCGCGTCCCCCTGATTTTTGCAGGCCCTGGCATTGCGGTGAATGGTCGCTGCGGACAGCCAGCCGAGCTTCTGGACATGTATCCAACGCTAATCGACCTGTGCGGGCTGCCTGCCAACGACAAGCTCGAGGGCCACAGTCTAATGCCTCAACTGAAAGACGCTTCAGCCCCGCGAAAGTGGCCCGCGATCACGACTCACAATCACGACAACCACGGCATTCGCACAAAGGACTGGCGATTCATTCAATACGCGGACGGATCGGAAGAGCTATACAATATGCAGGATGATCCCAACGAATGGGAGAACCTGGCGGCAGCGCCTCAGTACGCAGACGTGCTGAAGCAGCACCGCAAATGGATTCCCAAAAGTCGCCCACCCGCGCCCAACAGCAAGCACCGAATTTTGGTGTACGGCGAAGACGGTTCGGTCAATTGGGAAGGGGAAAATGTCGGGCCCAAAGATCCGATTCCTGAATTGGAGTAG
- a CDS encoding PhoH family protein, with protein sequence MIDKAADDHMSEKSIQLRSQSEAQALFGPQDDYLRRLRQLTDVQIVLRGNVVVLSGEKDRVNQCEDLLQSWRTILNKNQELLDSDVTKSLDSNPDHDEHDKDYLEQDMLNDTDRAEERSSVEVSTRTREIRAAQAGRDKVSAVRAKTPGQASYMEAMSEKSLVFCDGPAGCGKTYLAVATALQALRDEEVRKIVLVRPAVEAGEKLGFLPGDMFAKVNPFVRPLLDAMNDMLDFDQVRRYMANDVIEIAPLAFMRGRTLNDTFMILDEGQNTTITQMKMFLTRMGVNSRIVVTGDATQNDLPKGTVSGLQDGIRRLSGIDGVEIVRLTGQDIVRHRLVRQIVSAYEADDSDT encoded by the coding sequence ATGATCGACAAAGCAGCAGACGACCATATGTCGGAAAAATCAATTCAACTGCGAAGCCAGTCTGAAGCCCAGGCGTTGTTCGGCCCGCAGGACGATTATTTGCGTCGTTTGCGTCAGTTGACTGACGTGCAGATTGTGTTGCGCGGGAACGTCGTTGTGTTATCTGGCGAAAAAGATCGCGTGAATCAATGCGAAGACCTCCTACAATCATGGCGAACGATCCTGAACAAGAATCAGGAACTGCTGGACAGCGATGTTACGAAATCGCTTGATTCGAATCCGGATCACGATGAGCACGACAAGGATTATCTGGAACAGGACATGCTGAACGACACTGATCGGGCTGAAGAACGATCCTCCGTTGAGGTCTCAACCCGCACGCGCGAAATCCGGGCCGCTCAGGCTGGGCGAGACAAGGTGTCGGCTGTTCGAGCAAAAACGCCGGGGCAGGCGTCGTATATGGAGGCCATGTCAGAAAAATCGCTGGTTTTCTGCGATGGCCCGGCAGGTTGTGGCAAAACGTACCTGGCGGTCGCCACGGCATTGCAAGCATTGCGGGATGAAGAAGTTCGTAAAATTGTTTTGGTCCGACCTGCTGTCGAAGCTGGCGAAAAGCTTGGTTTTCTTCCCGGCGACATGTTCGCCAAAGTCAATCCGTTTGTGCGTCCGCTTTTGGACGCTATGAACGACATGTTGGACTTCGATCAAGTGCGCCGTTACATGGCCAATGACGTGATCGAAATCGCCCCTTTAGCCTTCATGCGCGGTCGTACATTAAACGATACGTTCATGATTTTGGATGAGGGGCAAAATACGACGATTACGCAAATGAAGATGTTTTTGACTCGAATGGGAGTCAATTCTCGCATTGTAGTCACCGGCGATGCAACGCAGAATGACCTGCCGAAAGGCACGGTCAGCGGATTGCAGGACGGAATTCGACGACTTTCTGGAATTGACGGGGTTGAGATTGTACGGCTGACGGGACAGGATATCGTCCGTCATCGGTTGGTGAGACAAATCGTTTCGGCGTACGAAGCGGACGATTCCGACACATAG
- a CDS encoding acyl-[ACP]--phospholipid O-acyltransferase, giving the protein MTAEPVSEHSAQRSLTSKSFVGYLVMSFLTAVNDNMFRWLIVPIAKYRYSSIEGLTAAQREANEATVLALGLGCFILPFIAFAPWSGWVADKFSKRSSTITLKISEGVIMVAGLASIWLGNLTVMYVVLFLMGTQSALLSTAKFGIIPELVPREKISAANGLAGLVTLVAVIAGTIAGNELYAATGPDGLQRIWISAVALLGVAGLGVVSSMMLAPVAPANSAIAFPWNPISASWRDLKLVMSDVPILRVTLGIAFFWSLASLAQLNIDTHVNLNLRMSQQEVGQYLAVLSVGVGIGSVLAGFWSGGRVELGMVPLGAVTMALACLLAFVCGGSWWLFGAALVMIGVGGGLFNVPLTAYVQDRSPHESLGAILAAGHQITAVGILLVSVLFPFLRNGLGCSADQIFLIAGISTLPIAMYVVWLIPQATIRFLVWLLSRTVYKVRLHGIENIPERGSALLVANHVSWIDGVLILLASSRPIRMIAYADYVKGGVIGWLSKLFEIIPIRSGDGPRALMESLNTARDALKNGELVCIFAEGRISRTGELLKFERGMIKILKGTDAPVSPVYLDELWGSIFSYEGGKFFWKKPKHWPYPVSINFGTLIPHKDVTDVNAVRNAVLDLKDDSIARRKERRMIPAIRFIRQCRLAWKRTKVADSAGTVLTGGTLLTGSLAFHKLLTTSVLKPNENMIGLLLPPSAGGAIANFAVALAGKVSVNLNYTLTDDVVNYCIKEAGIKQVITSRKFMEKKPMNLDAELIHMEDLKQQIGGVAKAAAFAKAKLMPLGMLSKSLGLTTIQADDMMAIIFTSGSTGEPKGVMLSHGNINSNLDAADELLKLKPTDMLLGVLPFFHSFGYTITLWLPGCVDAGAVFHFNPLDSRMVGKLVEKHKATIIAATPTFLRSYMKRCSVEEFASVNLVIAGAEKLPPELSDAWQKKYGISPMEGYGTTELSPLASVNVPENRAGRTDLMKPGSVGKVISCSRAAVFHPDTGEELTCGEEGMLKIKGPNVMLGYMNRPEATAEAIHDGWYNTGDVARVDANGFIEITGRQSRFSKIGGEMVPHIRIEQEINRIIDDEDTDDPEILCAVTAVPDAKKGERLIVLHKPMTRTVKEVQDELQKVGFPNLWIPSSDSFVEVESIPLLGTGKLDLRALKDAAMEKFGS; this is encoded by the coding sequence ATGACTGCGGAACCGGTTTCGGAACATTCGGCTCAACGATCCCTCACTTCAAAGTCGTTTGTCGGCTATTTGGTGATGAGTTTCCTGACGGCCGTCAACGACAACATGTTTCGCTGGCTGATTGTACCGATCGCAAAGTATCGGTATTCATCCATCGAAGGTCTGACAGCCGCCCAACGGGAAGCCAACGAAGCGACGGTGCTGGCTCTGGGCCTGGGCTGCTTCATTTTGCCCTTCATCGCTTTTGCCCCGTGGTCTGGCTGGGTGGCTGACAAGTTCAGCAAGCGAAGCTCCACGATTACCCTGAAAATATCCGAAGGCGTGATCATGGTGGCCGGGCTGGCTTCCATCTGGCTGGGCAACCTGACCGTGATGTACGTCGTGTTGTTCCTGATGGGAACTCAAAGTGCTCTGCTGAGTACCGCGAAGTTTGGCATCATTCCGGAACTCGTGCCCCGCGAAAAGATCTCAGCCGCAAACGGGCTGGCCGGACTTGTGACTCTGGTGGCTGTCATCGCCGGGACAATCGCAGGCAACGAACTATACGCGGCCACTGGCCCGGACGGTCTGCAGCGAATCTGGATTTCCGCTGTTGCTCTGCTGGGCGTAGCGGGGCTGGGCGTGGTCTCAAGCATGATGCTGGCTCCGGTCGCCCCGGCAAATTCCGCGATCGCCTTTCCGTGGAATCCGATTTCAGCGTCGTGGCGAGACCTGAAGCTGGTCATGAGCGACGTACCTATTCTGCGCGTCACCCTGGGAATTGCGTTTTTCTGGTCACTGGCGTCGCTCGCACAATTAAATATCGACACGCATGTAAATCTGAACCTGCGGATGAGCCAGCAGGAAGTCGGCCAGTACCTTGCGGTGTTGTCTGTGGGCGTCGGGATTGGCAGCGTGCTGGCGGGGTTTTGGTCTGGCGGACGGGTCGAACTGGGAATGGTGCCACTCGGGGCTGTGACCATGGCCCTGGCGTGTCTGCTGGCGTTTGTGTGCGGTGGAAGCTGGTGGCTGTTCGGCGCGGCGCTGGTTATGATCGGCGTCGGTGGTGGACTTTTTAACGTTCCGTTGACGGCTTATGTTCAGGACCGCAGCCCCCATGAATCTCTCGGAGCGATCCTTGCGGCCGGCCATCAAATCACGGCGGTTGGCATCCTGTTGGTATCCGTCCTTTTTCCTTTTCTGAGAAACGGGTTAGGCTGCTCAGCGGACCAGATCTTCCTGATCGCGGGCATCAGCACGCTGCCGATTGCGATGTATGTCGTGTGGCTGATTCCTCAGGCCACGATCCGGTTTCTGGTTTGGCTGTTGAGCCGCACCGTGTACAAAGTTCGCCTTCATGGCATTGAGAACATTCCGGAACGCGGTTCGGCGCTGTTGGTGGCGAATCACGTTTCGTGGATCGACGGCGTATTAATCCTGCTCGCCAGTTCCCGACCGATTCGCATGATTGCGTACGCTGATTACGTGAAGGGCGGCGTGATCGGCTGGCTGTCGAAGCTGTTCGAGATCATCCCTATTCGCAGTGGCGATGGTCCTCGAGCACTGATGGAGTCGTTAAATACAGCGCGCGACGCGTTGAAGAACGGCGAGCTGGTTTGCATTTTCGCGGAAGGCCGAATTTCCCGAACGGGTGAACTGCTGAAGTTTGAACGCGGGATGATTAAGATTCTGAAAGGCACGGACGCTCCCGTGTCGCCCGTCTATCTTGACGAACTCTGGGGCAGCATCTTCAGTTATGAAGGTGGCAAATTCTTCTGGAAGAAGCCGAAGCACTGGCCGTATCCGGTGTCGATAAACTTCGGAACTCTGATTCCTCACAAAGACGTCACGGATGTGAACGCCGTGCGAAACGCAGTGCTGGATCTGAAAGATGATTCTATCGCTCGCAGAAAGGAACGCCGCATGATCCCGGCCATTCGTTTTATTCGACAATGTCGGCTTGCCTGGAAACGTACCAAAGTCGCGGATTCGGCAGGGACAGTCCTGACCGGCGGGACGCTGCTCACCGGTTCGCTGGCATTCCACAAACTTCTGACGACGTCTGTATTAAAGCCCAACGAAAACATGATCGGGCTTCTGCTGCCACCGTCCGCTGGCGGCGCGATTGCCAACTTCGCCGTTGCGCTGGCGGGCAAAGTGTCAGTGAATCTGAACTACACGCTGACCGATGATGTCGTGAATTACTGCATCAAAGAAGCGGGCATCAAGCAGGTCATTACAAGTCGCAAATTCATGGAGAAAAAGCCCATGAATCTGGACGCCGAACTGATTCATATGGAAGATCTGAAGCAGCAGATCGGAGGCGTCGCGAAGGCCGCTGCGTTTGCGAAAGCGAAGCTGATGCCTTTGGGGATGCTGAGCAAAAGCCTCGGCCTGACCACGATTCAGGCCGACGACATGATGGCGATTATCTTCACATCCGGGTCTACCGGCGAACCGAAGGGGGTCATGCTGTCGCACGGCAACATCAACTCAAACCTCGACGCCGCCGACGAACTGCTGAAGCTGAAGCCGACGGACATGCTGCTGGGAGTACTGCCGTTCTTTCATTCCTTCGGCTACACCATCACACTTTGGCTGCCCGGCTGCGTCGACGCGGGAGCCGTCTTCCACTTCAATCCTTTGGATTCGAGGATGGTGGGGAAACTTGTCGAAAAGCACAAAGCGACCATCATTGCCGCCACGCCGACCTTCCTGAGGTCGTACATGAAACGATGCAGCGTGGAAGAATTCGCGTCGGTCAATCTCGTAATCGCCGGGGCGGAAAAGCTGCCGCCCGAATTGTCAGACGCATGGCAGAAGAAGTACGGCATCTCGCCCATGGAAGGCTACGGGACGACGGAGCTGTCGCCACTGGCGTCAGTAAACGTTCCGGAAAACCGGGCCGGGCGAACAGACCTGATGAAACCAGGCTCCGTTGGCAAAGTCATTTCCTGCAGTCGAGCGGCCGTGTTTCATCCCGACACCGGCGAGGAGCTTACCTGCGGCGAGGAAGGTATGCTGAAGATCAAAGGCCCGAACGTGATGCTGGGCTACATGAATCGCCCGGAAGCTACGGCCGAAGCGATCCACGACGGATGGTACAACACTGGCGATGTGGCTCGCGTTGATGCGAACGGCTTTATCGAAATCACAGGCCGCCAAAGTCGCTTTTCGAAGATCGGCGGCGAAATGGTGCCGCACATTCGCATCGAGCAGGAGATCAATCGGATCATCGATGATGAGGACACCGACGATCCGGAAATCCTCTGCGCCGTGACCGCCGTCCCCGATGCGAAGAAAGGCGAACGACTCATTGTTCTTCACAAACCGATGACGCGAACGGTAAAAGAAGTGCAGGATGAACTGCAGAAAGTCGGATTCCCGAACCTCTGGATTCCGTCGTCAGACAGTTTTGTCGAAGTCGAAAGCATTCCGCTGCTGGGCACCGGCAAACTGGACCTTCGAGCTCTAAAAGATGCGGCGATGGAAAAGTTTGGGAGTTAG